The genome window CTCCCTGGCAGGTATCGAAGGTCATGATCTTGAGCCGCAGATTGTCGTAAAGCCAGTCTCGCTCGGGAAGGCGGTTGATGGATTCGATAATCAGTTTCTGCTGATTGGTATGCGGAGTGATGATTCCAGCGGTTCCGGTAAAACCATCAGTTTTCAGGCGGAGCAGCTCAGCGATTATTGCATCAATCTCCAGGCGGTTAGTATTCGCTACCGGCTCATTTTTCCCATCATGGTCGATGAAAGAAAAGGATAGCACCTCATCAATGGCATCCCCGCGGATCTTCATCACCTGCAGGCTGTTCTGGTAAAAATGCCGGTTTGAGTAGGAAATGATCTCCCGGTAACCTCTGAAGTACTTGTTCAGTTGGATCGTAAAGTTGTTTATGTATTCGAAAAATTCGAGTATCGAAGTGCGGATGTTGAAGTTCTCAATCCGCGTCAGCTTTGCCTCATCGCTCGACACACAGGCAAGGAAACTTGCCCGCAGCCGGTTCACATATTCATTATTGGTTTCGGAACGGGCGTGGGCGGCCTTGACATTGGAAAACTGTTTCTTGTCGCCGAGGACCAGCACCTTGCGGGCACGCAGTAACGCCGGGAACGCCTGGGATATACTGACCTGTGATGCTTCGTCGATGATGACCAGGTCAAAGATGTCCGCCTGGAGCGGGATGTATTCCGCATAGTCCCTGATGCCGGCGAGGATACAGGGGAAGGCGCCTTTGAGCTTCTGGAATTCGTCTTTCGGGAAGCGACGCTTCTTTTGAATGATAGTCCGTAGCGACTTGGCTGTCGCCAGGTTGTTCTGATAGAACTCGATGACTCGCCCGTCGAGACAGAATGTCATCTCCATCGTGATGAGTTCTTCAATCTGTCGTTTTCTGGCTGAAAATCCGATTGAGCCAAGCCCCCGAAATTTTTGTTCAAGGAGCTGATACAGCGAAAGATAGGCAACCAGACCATCAAATTCATCCTGAGCCATGGCAACAAGCTTGTTGCGGCACAAGGATGGAAGCGATACATCCTTTATCCCAAGCTGTTTCATAGTTGCCGGGTAGATTCCGATGCGTTCTTCCAGGTAGCGCAACTCGTCGGCGAGTTTACCGAGATGCAACATTTCACGGCATATTTCTTCGTCTCGTATCAAGCGCATGAGAGTCGCGGCAAAATCGTATTGCTGGCCGACTGCCGGTAATGAGTCCTTACGCTGCATTGCGGCATTGATAATTTCCAAAGCTGAGTTGATGACAGGCAAAGATTCATATGCCGTAGCCAGCGTTGAATCAGGAAAAAGCGCCCTAAACCGATTGTTGATTGCGCTTTTCCTCCACCATTTCAGACTGCCGAGAAATTCGGCGTTCAGCGCCACAATGTCGGCACGGAGCGCTTTGAGCGGGTCGATCTTGTTGTCCGCAAGGTCGCCTAGAGCCTCGATTGAGTGGAACGTTCCGAAACGCCCTCTCAGTGTCGACAATAACGTCAGGAATTCACCACAGTGGTCGCCAAACCGGATAAGCGCCTTAACATCACCGATTGGTTTAAGTCCAAGAACAGTGCAAAGTCTTGGGAAAGAATTGGTGGTAGAACCTCCCTCCGGGCCAAAAGTCTCACATATGTCAAGGGCAATTCGGCGCAACTCATCAAGGTCTCCCGGAGCCGAAACATGGCGGACCAACTCATCGACACCTACAGGGATCGCTTTTCCTGACAAGCGGGCCTCATACGCGAGCAGTTCGCGAATTTCTTCGAGGCTTATGTTGGCGCCGCCAAGAACTTCGGCTTCGATGTCCTCCTTGAGAGATGCGATGGAGCTGGCGATGTTTTTTTCCAATTCGCCGTGTTTGCTTTTGAGAGCCCGGTAGGCATCATTGATACTCGAGATTGACGCGCTGGAAAGAATCTGGGCATAAGTGCTTCCTGTTTTGCCAAGACGCAGGATGGGATTCTGGAAGTTTTTGTCATGCCGCACCCGGTTCAACGTCTCTGCGATCTTGTCCTCAACAACGTCGAGGGCTTCTTTTTTGTCTGACAAGACCAGCACGGACTGGTTGTTCAGCACGGCATCACAGACGATCGCAGTAATGGTATGGCTTTTCCCTGTTCCGGGGGGACCCTGGACAGTTATGTAATTGCAGCCTTCCCGCTTAACCGCCATGAGAATCTGGCGCTGCTCTTCATTCAGTGCTATCGGCGAGGATGCGACAAGCTTCTCGTCGGTGCTTGTACCATCCCACTCGTCGTGAACCTCAGAGAGAAAGGAAACTGGTTCCTTCTCGATGAAATCCTGGATTATCCGCTCGAATGCACCACCGAGTTCACTATCATCAAGCGCAAGCTGGCGGAGAATCTCTTCGTAGTCGTTTACCACCGCTTCATCTGTTTTTTCGAAAAGAGCAAAGCTGGTCGTGTTGTTGATCTGAACATGCTTGCTTCTTGTTATCTGCGGCTTGGCAGATCCAATGTCAATTGCCCCATCTGTGGCGAAAAAACTAGCCAGTTCGTTGAAAACTTCCTGTACCAGATCCCGGAATCCATCGCCCTGATTTGCCAGATAGATGATTCGTTCGCTTATGCTCGAAAGGCTCCCCTTTTTCTCCGTCTCCCGGCAGTACTCTTGGGAAATGAAGTCGAGAGCCTTCTTGTTGATGAACACATGCGGATCGAACTCGACAGCCAAAGCCTCGCCTTCCCGGCGCAACTCTACCGGGATGTAGAATATCGGAAAACGAGCATTGCTGTAGCTGATCTCCCCGAAATATAGATAGACCTCCTGCCCTTCAAGCATGCTCTTGTTACGGACAAGCTCGAACAACTCCAGATATAGATCCGCTGCCTGGTATGTTTCAAAAAAGCTCCTGATAGCGCCCTTGACCTCTTCGAGCTGAAGTTGCCCGATAAGGCGGCTCTCTGCATCAACCTCTTCCCCTGCGATGACCTCCTGCACGAGGGCTGCCATAATCTCTTCGAGCGGTCTGACGAGGATGGCTGTCAACTCTTCTTCCATCAGATAGACAAGGTTCTCGTCACTAACTGCGAGATTTGCAAGCGGCTTGGCAAGGCTGTTTATGAAAGGCTTGACGATCTGTGTTTTGACAACGGTTCCTGCAACTGTATTGAGAGCTTCAACAGCCCGGTCGTATTGGCCTTTGTGCGCCTTCCCGAGGCGCCTTGCATCCCTGGCAAGGGTTGTAGCGACTGAATCCAGAGTTTCGGTACGAATCCCCTTTAGCTGGGCATCAACCAAAGCAATCAGAGATAGGGGTATCGTTGCCCGGTAACTGCCTTTGGCGATCTGCTTCAGGATTGTACTGCCGAATCCCCCTCGAACCAGCTTCCAAACCGTCTCTACGAATGTTGGATACTTGCCCAGTTTGATACCGACCAGAAGGTTGTCCTGATTCCGCAGCTTGACGCTTCTTTTCGGTAGCCGACGCTTGTGGAAGTCGGTTTCAAGAAAGTCGCGAAAGTATATGGCGACATCGCGTAAAAAACCTTTACAGTTTGCGATCATGGCAAAGTCCTATTGCAGAATTATTACGCCAACTGGAATGGTACAAATTTGTATAGTGGCGAGAGTCCGACAAGAGTTTCGGAAAGATGATGACATCAAATGACATACTCCATTTTGATAAATTTTACCACCAGTACCACCACCGATACCACCAACCGCCCCAGAAAAATGGATAACTCGGCCAATAATCTGTGCTGGTGTATGCATACTTCGCCAATGCCCAGAGTTTCTTCCCTTCCGCATAGCCGTGATAGAAGCGCAGATGAACCCGGTCCATAAGAACGTACGGCAGTGAGATGACGGCAATGCCAATGGCGCAGAACCAGAAGATGTTCCGGAAAAATACACCGACGAGGCACCCGGCAAGGAGGCAGGTGAGTACGATTCCGAACAAGGCGAAGAGGAACGCAGGAAGTTTCAGTCTGCGGGCTTCCTTTTCCTTCAGCCAAGATTGCGCATCATAATGTTTGATCGTCATGCTCAGCCCCTTTCACTTCCTATCTATTTTGGTTTCCGAATCGTGACCCGTAACGATATGAATAAATGTAACGATACCCACCGAGATCATTGTCGTTAGCCACCTGACTCTTGTCACCTAATGCCCGGGCAAGTAATGCTGGCAAGGAACAGATACCAAGGAAAAGAAAGAAAGAGGCCGTAGCGCCCATGCCGATCATTTTGATCATAAAACTAAGCAGGGAAATGTAAATGATCGTCAAGGCGATGACAGTTTTTTTGAATCGTTGAAATTTGTTGGGGAATATTTTTATCACTATTTCCTCCACTCCATGGTGGTTGCCTTTTTGGCTACCTTTTGTGACGCTATTTTGGTGCCCATGATCTTGGTCGCTTACTTGGATACCAAAACGTTTCCTTCAATGGTCCCTGACTTGGCGCCTATGATGGTGACAAATTCTTGTCCATTTAAGCCGCCAATATATCAATCAAAACTGGTGACCAAAGTGACACCGGCGCTCTTCTTTTTTGAGTCTGATGAATCGTCTTGGCTCTCTTCTTCGTCTTCTGCAACTTTTGGCGTCAGAAGACTTATTGCCTTGCCAAGGGCGATGTCCAGCATGATCACTTCCTGGCCGTCCAGGTAGACTATGCCGGCAGGCATACCGTTTTCAAACAGACTAATTTCCAGGTAATGCTTCTTGTTCTTCTGTCGTGCCATGAGATTGAGCGTCAGCGGATTAATGAAGTGGCTTTCGTGGCCGTGGTGAATCATCTTCGCCAGTTCAATCCGGCTCCCTTCCTTGCTGGTCCGTTTCCAGTAACACTGCATGAAGTAGTTCAATGTAGACTTGATATAGGCAAGTTCGGTAAGACTGCCGTCAATAGAGAAACTCCAGAACTGGACAACGACTTTGGCGTTCCTGTCGAACCGTGCCCGGCAATGTCCGCCTGCATCCACATAGTCATGCTGCTCCATTTCGACAGTAGCTTTGACTTTGATCCCCTTATAATCGTACTCAATCATCAGTTTCCATCTCCTTCCACAGCTTGACCAGGTAAGATGCCGAGGTCTTGACCTTGCGTGTTTTTGTCAAATAGTCGGCAATAGGCCGAAATCCCATCCCTTCCGCCTTCAGTTCCTTCACCTCGCCCCAATAAGCCAGGATTTTCCTCCGAAGAACCGGTGTCCGGCCCCGCTGGATCAATGCGGCCGCTTTCGCTTTGCGCAGGTGGGAGAAGTCGTCGTACTGCTCATTTTCCGCCACCCGGTAACCTTTCCCTTTGAGCGTGTCCCAGCCGGATTTGCGGGCCGCGACAATAAAGGCGCAGTACTTGCCGATCCTGCCGGGCAGGTCGGGCCGTTCCTCCTTGATCTGGTAGGCCTTTTTCACGCCATCCTGAAAGATCTCGATGATCTTCTCCTCCGGCAGCGATGCCACCCACGAGAGCACCTGTTTTCGATCCCGGTTGGTCAGGCCGGTTATCTGGTTAAGCAGGTCATCCATGAATCATCCTCGTGTGTAGGTCAGGGTCTCGCGCAACCGGAAATGGGATGTTTCCAGGGAGGTCTGCTGCAGGGCCTGCTCGTGGCTCAGGCCGTGGCTGATGCATTCCAGGTAACGTTCCTGGGCAAAGTTGTGCTTGAGTCCGTGACTGCCGCGACCCGGCGCATATTGACCGGTTTCTTGTGCCGCCCTGTTGATCGCTGCTACGTAGTCGATGTAGTCGCTCTCCAGCTTGTCATTGGTCTGAATGTACCTTTCCAACCGCCGGAAAGTTTCGACGGAAACGTAATGCTCCGTTTCCTTTCCGCCTTTTTCCACGGTGGCAACGATTCCCATGGGTTTTCCGGTAACCGGATCAGTGCCGATGCCGTGCAATCCTTCGCTTGTCAGGGGATTCTTCAATCGCCGGTTACTTGGCGCTCCCACCCCTTCGGTCCGCAAGCCGCCTTCGTATTGCAGCGATGCCTGTAATTGGTAGGTACCGTCATGGATTGCTTCAATGAGCCGGACCGGGTCGGGATAGGCCCGGTTGTCGAATACCCTGCTCGATTTCTTTAGCAGCTTCCTGCTCCGGGCATAGAACTCAAGGCGAAGCACTTCCGTATCCATACGCGGGACATCGAGTCCATGCAGCTCGATATAGTTATTGACGGCATATTCGAATTTCCCCAGGGCTGCGAGCAGGGTTTCCATGGTCTGGCGAGACCGTTTCTTTGTGACATAGTGGGCCAGCCTTTCTTCCAGATAATCCGCCATGGCGTTTCGTACCGACAGGGTGTCAAGAAGAGTGATAATGCCGATAGTCCGCATAAATTCTATGAAGCGATGGCCTTCGTACTTGTATACCTTCCAGGAGCCGAAGGATCGGAGTCCCATGGCTGTGTCCGTTTTTGCCGACCGGATTGAGCGGATGGCATGAAATATCGCCTCCAATTGGGAATGCAGTGACCGTGGCCATCTGTGTTTCATGTTTCCTGGTTCCTCTGGCCGTCTCCGGCCCGCATGTTGAGATGACATACTCTTTGTTCGGCATTGCCATGCCGGCGGTAGCAGCTCCGCCTTCCTGCTTTCTTTCGGGTCTCTTATATCCGGATCAGGGAAATATTCCGACATGGTCAAGATATCTGCCGGCTGTCCGTTGCCTGTTGTGAACCGAGACTCGACGGTGATTCACGTCAGACAGGTCCTCGTTTGTGCTGCTGGGAATGCGCCTTTCCAGGGCGTCGGGACTCAGAGGGTGTTTCCTGGTCCGCCACATAGTGGTTTCCGGTGCAACGTACGATCATGCGAGGTTGAGGTGCCGTGTTCCTCGATCATGAAAGGGCCTTGCTGAGGTTGGCCAATCCCGTTGGTGGTGTCCGGCCGGACCAAGTGGCGCGACGGCTCAGGGTACACCGGGCAGTGATGCTGTATGTTTGCTGGGGTAAGATGGTTTAACTGTTTTGTTTGTTCACTTAATGCTCTTTTCTCTCGGAAAATCAGGGTGTTTGATATTTGATCTTTCACAGCAAGTGTTCGTTTGTGAACAGATTGCCGTCCCATGATTAACACCCGGCAGAAGGTCGCGAAAGCTCCCCTCTGGCATACATGGCTGCAAGGATTTTGGTGATCGGTACAGCCGTGTTGTTCAGTACCGTTTCCAGTGGCGCCGTCGGCTCCGGCAGGCATGGATATTTCTCCCGCGCCTGTAGTGCCAGCTCGGCCCTCTCTTCAGATGACAATGAGAGCCAGATTGCCTGCTGAGCCAGAGCTTCTCTGCGCTCCCGTTCCTCCAGCTCTTTCCTTGTCGCCTCTTCGCTCTCTCGCCGGCAACGAGCTGCAGCCTGGGCTTCTTCCTCCGCAGTTTCCGCTTCCCGCTCAGTGCGGGCGAAATCATGCTCAATGGCTGCACAGATCATCCCGCCAAGTCTCCCCTTTTTGGGGTCATGATTGGCCAGGGCATACCGGATATTGCTTAATGTGACGGCTCCGCCAACTCCCGATACCGCCCCGGCAATCACTGCCATGAGACGCTTGTTTTTTTCCGAAGGCGGGACCAGCCCAAGAATATCTGCTAGTTCACCTTTCTCAAAAACAACATCTTCCTCATGGTCTTGCTGTGGTGTTGTTGTTTTATCTAAATCTGAATATGTCTTTGTCTTTGTTGTCCTAGACATCCGTGGACTGTCCACGGACATGTCCGCGGACGCGTCCTTGGACGGTAAGAGTAACTGACTCCGTGTCTCCTCCCGTTGTGAGCGTTTCCGCAACTTGTCCTTGTCACGTCGTGCGGCGAGTCTGGCAAGTTCGTCGGTTGGTTGGAGACGGTCCCAGGCGGTAATGGCAATCACGTTGTCAATCACCTCGATGAATTTGAATCTTTCCAGTGTTGCCAGGGCAAATTGGACGACCGGGACTGTACGTCTCAGCACCGCCGATAAAGTTGTAACATCGTAAGGCAGCGACTCATGCAGCAGGAGCAGACCATTGGCGTTGGACCGGCCCGCCAGCATCAACATCCTGATGTAGATTATCTGGACGGCATCGGCATCCGGCATCTGTTCAATTGCAAGCCAGCGAGGATCATCAAATTCGGCGCAAAACAGTCGGACCCAAAAAACCTCATTCATTTCGCAGCCTCTTGCCTCATCCGATTACTTCCGGGATCATTTTGGATTTTTTGTTCGCCAGCCACTCCATGATTGATTCAATGGTGTAGTAATTCCGCCGGCCGATGACGATAGGTACCGGCAGGTCCCCTGCCTTCTTCAATCGCCAAAATCCGGTTGCAGACAAACCAAGGGTTTCGACTCGGAACTTTTTTTCAGGGATTAGTTTCATCTGGGTCATGTATGTCTCCATTCGACAGAGTTGAATAATCAGATTTCAGATGTTTCAGGACATTTCTGATTTATTCCTTGCGTTTCAATGCAACCATAGTATATTATGTTCTACAACTATTATACATAATATTTTATGTATTTCAATTGCTTTTTTATACTATCATATGATTTTGAGGGAGTTCTGGAGACACCGTGGAAGAAGATAGCCAGACGATAGGTGGAAGACTCAAAATAGTCAGGGGAGGGAAAACGCAAAAGGAATTTGCTCAGGAACTCGATATTTCTGCACCTTCACTGCAAAAATACGAGCTGAACGAATCGGTTCCAGGAGGCCTTGCGCTGGCAAAGTTGGTGGAAAAAGGTATTAACGTAAATTGGATATTAACGGGGAAGGGATCGATGTATATCTTGTTGCCCGACGATCAGTTATTGCAGCAGCTTGCTTATAAGGTTTTCGTTGCCACTCGCGGCAAAGAGGATGTATCCGAGGTGAAGCGGTCGAAGCTTCTGACTAGGGCTTACAGGATCGCCTTGAATGACGGTTTGGAAGCGGCGGAAGAACATGTAGATAAAATGGTCGAAGTCCTTGAGTATTATTCTTAGAAGAATGTCCAATTGGTTCACCTAGGATGAACTGCAATATATGGACTTGGTTGTGATGTTGGTATTCATGGGGGGCGTGTTTATCGAGGATTGGAATGGTCAACCAAAGAGATAAACGGCAACAAAACGGCAACAAATTTCATCTATAAAGCAACAACGGCCTACAGTACTAACTGTAACCCCTTGTTTTAATTGGCGCGCCCGGAGAGATTCGAACTCCCGACAACCTGGTTCGAAGCCAGGTACTCTATCCAGCTGAGCTACGGGCGCGTAAGATCTGCAGAGAGAATAATAATACGCAGAACTCCTTCTGGCAACCTACAATCTACCGGGGAGTCCTTGCGGGAACGATACTGCTGAAATCCCCGGGGGTGTTGATATTGCTGAATGACTTCAAATCCGGATCGAAACGCTGCAGTTCTTCCGCAGGCACCTGCAACGTTCTGATCGCTGCCAGCACCTTCAGAATGGACACATCGCCAGAGCGTAAGTGCTGCTCAACAATCGGCAGCGAACTGAAGTGATAGATCGCATGGAGCGGCTGGAGTCCATCCGGGGTGCGTGGGACTATCGCGTCGACATCTGCAGCGCACTGAGCCAGGTACCTTATGAGACCGGCATGCAGAAAAGGCATGTCGCACGCGGTCACAAACGCCCGGTCGTTTTTACAAGCCAGTAAACCGGCATGGATTCCCGCCAATGCACCTTTCCCGGGATAGAGGTCCGGAACCAGCCGGCAGGAGAGAAACGCATAGCGTTCAGGATTGTTGGTGACTATGATGACTTCAGGAAACAGTTCGGACAAGACACGGTAGACACTTTCGATGAAACAACTGCCGTTGAGTTCAAGAAGGGCCTTGTCACGCCCCATTCGCCGCGACTCCCCCCCGGCCAGAATAATCCCGGACACTCCGTTCACTTGGCCGCACATAAACGTCCCTCATGGCAGTAGACATTGAACCGCCCGCCGCGAACATACCCGATGAGGGTTATGCCTGCTGAATCGCAGATTTTTACCGCCAGATCCGTCGGAGAGGTGCGTGAAGCCACCAGGGACACCCCCAAGAGAGCAGCTTTGGCCGCCATTTCACTGGAAATGCGGCCGGAGGTGATCAACATTGTATCCTTCAGGTCGAGCCCTCGTAACAGCGCCTCTCCGGCAAGCCTGTCAATCGTATTGTGCCTGCCCAGGTCCTCCGCATGGAGAAGTACCGTATCTCCATCCCCAACCGCAGCAGAGTGAATCCCTCCGTGCCGGCGATACCGCTCGGCAAAGCGATGCAACGCCTCAAACAGCTGGAAAACCTCCACTGGCGTGAACCGCCGCCCATCGATTCGCGTTGTGGATGGAGTCGCCTTGAGTGACAAACCGGGGAGACGAAAAGAAATACCACCGCCACAACCGCTGGTGATGATCGGTGCAGGCAGATCTTTCACCTCTCTTTTGATCCGGACGTTGGCTATTCCATAATCCTCGCAGACGCTCAACATCTCAAAATCACTCACATCGGCAACATATCCCTGCAGTCGCAAAAAACCTGCAACAAGGAAACGAGGATCATGGGGGGACGCTACGAGTGTGGCCAGTTCTTTCCCGTTTACAATCAATTTCAAAGGGAATTCCCGGGGGAGGTCACCGGTCGCATCGACACAAGCCGGACCTGAGCTGTCAAATACAGTAACATTATTGTTCATAATCATCAGTATAGTCCATAAGGTCGGACGGATTCAATGCCGCACATCCCGGCCATATGCCTTGCAATGAAATTGCTGGTCGGGCTATGATAGCAAAAGCATGAATATTCTGGGCGAGGAAAGGCTGTCAAGCCGATGAACATCCCGACCGAGGTACTGAAAAATCTGCTCGCAGCGGTGAAAGAGAGCACCTTTACCCTGATCGATGCACTCGCAAGCACTGATCGGGAATTATCGCTGACCCCTGGCCAGGAAGTCCGTGGCGAAGTGCTTGAACAACGCCCGAATGGCAGATTTCTCGTCAACCTCGCCGGGACAGTTCTCGACATGGGGCTTCCACCGACAACGCGCCCTGCCACGACCGTTCAACTGACATTCGTGACCGATCAGCCGCGCCTGACCTTTGCGCTCCCCTCCCCTGCCGACAAAGGGTCCAAGGTCAATCTCAGCGATGCAGGCCGCTGGCTCGGTCGCATGTCAGCCGCGCAAGGGGAATCAGCCTCGACTTCAATGATCAACAGTCGTCCGGTGCGCCTCTTTACGGCCCTTCCCACCGACACGAAGGTCATCGCCGAAAAGCTTCGCGAGGCTGTCGTGAAGAGCGGCATCTTTTATGAGTCTCATCTGGCAAAGTGGTCTGAGGGCTCGCTCGGTTTGGACGAGGTTCTCAGCGAACCCCAAGGGCAGCTTTCTCCGCGGTTACAAGAGAATGCTCCCGCGCCATCCACGCCACCACAACAGAAACACCCAGGAGTTCTCCCGCCGACAGTTGGACAAACAGCAGATGGGGAAAATTCCGGGACTTCTCCTGACAGCACAAAGCGTTCCGATCCGCCCCCCACTCCTGCGACTTCTCCCCAGACCCCAAAACAGGTACCCGGCCAGACTTTTCCAGCTGCCAATACTCAGAATATGCAACCTGCCCTGGAATCTGGGCAGAAGACAAGCGCCCCTTCCACTCCCATTCCGGAGAAAGCCGACCAGGAGGCAAATGCCCCTCCGGCACCTTCGCCCCCCGGCGCATCAGGTCGGCCTCAAACAACCCGGGAATCAGATTTCGCTCAAACCCCCTCCGCCAACTCCCACGCGGAAGAGGCAGGTAAATCCCCTACGACCCCACATGTCACTATGCCGTCTGCTTCCCAGTCTGACGGAGATCAGGCCCCCCGGACACATCCACAGACATCTGCTGGCACCAGAACCGATCAGCAGGAACGTGCCCAGGTTGAACAACCGCATCCAGAACTGATCCAACCGAACAAAGCACAACCAGCTCTTTCGAAAATCATTTCTTCCTTCCCGATCATCCCCGAGGAACTCTCAAGACCTCTTCCGTTGGCGCATGATAAATCAAGCCAGTCAAAAGCCTCACAAGCCAATCCACAAAAAGTGCCTGAAAAAAATGACCTCGCCCTGTTCCGGGAAGAGCCAGCCCTTCAGAATCTGGCGGCAAAAAGTACACAGCAGCCAGCAGGCAAGGTTCCGATGCCGTCTCTCACCGCCCTCCTCCAGGAATCGTATGCGATTGGCACTGTCAACGAAGCGGGTGGGAACACCGCCGCCGCTGGCAGCGAATCAGCAACGCCGCGTTTCGAGACTCCCGAATCGCAAACGCTCCCCCTGCTCAGGCAGCAATTGACAACACTCTACAGCGGTCAGTTTGTCATTCAGGGTGAAGCCTGGCAGGGGCAACAGTTCAAATGGTCAATCAACAAGGAAGGGTCTCGACAGGAAGCGCACGCGCCGAACAGTTGGGAAACAAGCCTGCGCCTGGATCTC of Geobacter sp. contains these proteins:
- a CDS encoding helix-turn-helix domain-containing protein, giving the protein MEEDSQTIGGRLKIVRGGKTQKEFAQELDISAPSLQKYELNESVPGGLALAKLVEKGINVNWILTGKGSMYILLPDDQLLQQLAYKVFVATRGKEDVSEVKRSKLLTRAYRIALNDGLEAAEEHVDKMVEVLEYYS
- a CDS encoding NTP transferase domain-containing protein, which gives rise to MCGQVNGVSGIILAGGESRRMGRDKALLELNGSCFIESVYRVLSELFPEVIIVTNNPERYAFLSCRLVPDLYPGKGALAGIHAGLLACKNDRAFVTACDMPFLHAGLIRYLAQCAADVDAIVPRTPDGLQPLHAIYHFSSLPIVEQHLRSGDVSILKVLAAIRTLQVPAEELQRFDPDLKSFSNINTPGDFSSIVPARTPR
- the fdhD gene encoding formate dehydrogenase accessory sulfurtransferase FdhD gives rise to the protein MNNNVTVFDSSGPACVDATGDLPREFPLKLIVNGKELATLVASPHDPRFLVAGFLRLQGYVADVSDFEMLSVCEDYGIANVRIKREVKDLPAPIITSGCGGGISFRLPGLSLKATPSTTRIDGRRFTPVEVFQLFEALHRFAERYRRHGGIHSAAVGDGDTVLLHAEDLGRHNTIDRLAGEALLRGLDLKDTMLITSGRISSEMAAKAALLGVSLVASRTSPTDLAVKICDSAGITLIGYVRGGRFNVYCHEGRLCAAK